A portion of the Saccharomyces paradoxus chromosome XV, complete sequence genome contains these proteins:
- the TOP1 gene encoding DNA topoisomerase 1 (Topoisomerase I~similar to YOL006C), giving the protein MTIADASKAKHELPSDDDDDVPLSQTFKKRKVESTNSASLQDDADPYDSDEAISKISKKKTKKIKTEPLPSSSSSPPPVKKSAVSKPKKIKKEDGDVKLKTTKKEDQENEKKKKKKQEEEEDKKAKEEEEEYKWWEKENEDDTIKWVTLRHNGVIFPPPYQPLPSHIKLYYDGKPVDLPPQAEEVAGFFAALLESDHAKNPVFQKNFFNDFLQVLKESGGPLNEIEIKEFSRCDFTKMFDYFQLQKEQKKQLTSQEKKQIRLEREKFEEDYKFCELDGRREQVGNFKVEPPDLFRGRGAHPKTGKLKRRVNPEDIVLNLSKDAPIPPAPEGHKWGEIRHDNTVQWLAMWRENIFNSFKYVRLAANSSLKGQSDYKKFEKARQLKSYIDAIRRDYTRNLKSKVMLERQKAVAIYLIDVFALRAGGEKSEDEADTVGCCSLRYEHVTLKPPNTVIFDFLGKDSIRFYQEVEVDKQVFKNLTIFKRPPKQPGHQLFDRLDPSILNKYLQNYMPGLTAKVFRTYNASKTMQDQLDLIPNKGSVAEKILKYNAANRTVAILCNHQRTVTKGHAQTVEKANNRIQELEWQKVRCKRAILQLDKDLLKKEPKYFEEIDDLTKEDEAAIHKRIIEREIEKYQRKFVRENDKRKFEKEELLPESQLKEWLEKVDEKKQEFEKELETGEIELKSTWNSVEKIKAQVEKLEQRIQTSSIQLKDKEENSQVSLGTSKINYIDPRLSVVFCKKYDVPIEKIFTKTLREKFKWAIESVDENWRF; this is encoded by the coding sequence ATGACCATTGCTGACGCTTCGAAAGCTAAACACGAGTTGCCTTctgacgatgatgacgacgTGCCATTGTCTCAaacctttaaaaaaagaaaagtggAGTCCACGAATTCTGCCTCTCTCCAAGACGATGCGGACCCTTATGATAGTGATGAAGCAATCTCTAAAatttccaagaaaaagactaagaagataaaaacgGAACCATTGCcatcgtcgtcatcatcaccacCTCCAGTAAAGAAAAGCGCGGTATCAAAGcctaaaaaaatcaagaaagaagatggCGATGTCAAGCTAAAGACGACCAAGAAAGAAGACCAAGAAAacgagaaaaagaaaaagaagaaacaggAGGAAGAGGAGGATAAAAAAGCgaaggaagaggaagaagaatataaatGGtgggaaaaggaaaacgaagATGACACCATAAAGTGGGTTACATTGAGACACAACGGTGTTATATTCCCTCCACCATATCAGCCCTTACCATCTCACATCAAATTATACTACGATGGGAAACCAGTAGACTTACCTCCACAAGCTGAAGAAGTAGCCGGGTTCTTTGCTGCGTTATTGGAAAGTGATCACGCCAAAAATCctgttttccaaaagaacTTCTTCAATGATTTCTTACAAGTACTAAAAGAAAGTGGTGGTCCCCTCAATGAAATTGAGATAAAGGAATTTTCTCGTTGCGATTTTACCAAAATGTTTGACTACTTCCAGttacaaaaagaacaaaaaaagcaatTGACCtcccaagaaaaaaaacagatcCGTTTagaaagggaaaaattCGAGGAAGATTATAAATTCTGTGAGTTAGATGGCAGAAGGGAACAAGTaggaaatttcaaagtagaACCTCCTGATTTATTTAGAGGCCGTGGCGCCCACCCAAAGACTGGTAAATTGAAGAGAAGAGTGAATCCTGAAGATATCGTTCTAAACCTTAGTAAAGACGCACCCATTCCACCAGCACCAGAAGGGCATAAATGGGGCGAAATCAGACACGATAATACCGTCCAGTGGCTAGCTATGTGGAgagagaatattttcaactcTTTTAAATACGTCAGGTTGGCAGCAAACTCTTCATTGAAGGGTCAAAGTGACTACAAGAAGTTTGAAAAGGCAAGACAATTGAAATCTTATATAGATGCTATCAGAAGGGACTACACgagaaatttgaaaagcaaAGTTATGCTAGAGCGGCAAAAGGCCGTCGCCATTTATTTGATCGATGTATTCGCCTTAAGAGCCGGCGGTGAAAAATCGGAAGATGAGGCGGATACCGTGGGTTGCTGTTCGTTAAGATATGAGCATGTTACTTTGAAGCCTCCAAACActgttatttttgatttcttaGGTAAAGATTCTATTAGATTTTATCAAGAGGTAGAAGTCGATAAacaagttttcaaaaatttaacaaTATTTAAAAGGCCGCCCAAGCAGCCAGGTCACCAATTGTTTGATCGTTTAGATCCATCTATACTGAACAAATACCTGCAAAACTATATGCCAGGATTGACTGCCAAAGTTTTCCGTACATATAATGCTTCCAAAACAATGCAAGACCAACTAGACCTAATTCCGAACAAAGGCTCTGTTGCAGAGAAAATACTAAAGTACAATGCAGCAAATAGAACTGTAGCCATCTTATGTAACCATCAAAGGACTGTCACAAAAGGGCATGCACAAACAGTGGAAAAAGCCAATAATAGAATACAAGAGTTGGAATGGCAAAAGGTTCGTTGCAAGAGGGCCATTTTACAACTGGATAAGGATCTCTTAAAGAAGGAACCAAAATATTTCGAAGAAATTGACGATTTGACGAAAGAAGACGAAGCTGCCATTCATAAGAGAAttattgaaagagaaattgaaaaataccaGCGGAAATTTGTCAGAGAGAATGATAAAaggaaatttgaaaaggaagaattaTTGCCGGAAAGTCAATTGAAGGAATGGTTGGAGAAAGTAgacgaaaagaaacaagaattcGAAAAGGAATTGGAAACTGGTGAAATCGAACTGAAATCGACTTGGAACTcagtggaaaaaataaaggcTCAAGTAGAAAAACTAGAACAGCGTATTCAAACTAGTTCTATTCAATTGAAGgataaagaggaaaacTCTCAGGTTTCACTTGGCACTTCCAAAATTAATTATATAGACCCTAGGCTTTCTGTGGtattttgcaaaaaatatgatgttccaatt
- the RPB11 gene encoding DNA-directed RNA polymerase II core subunit RPB11 (RNA polymerase II subunit B12.5~similar to YOL005C), which yields MNAPDRFELFLLGEGESKLKIDPDTKAPNAVVITFEKEDHTLGNLIRAELLNDRKVLFAAYKVEHPFFARFKLRIQTTEGYDPKDALKNACNSIINKLGALKTNFETEWNLQTLAADDAF from the coding sequence ATGAATGCTCCAGACAGATTCGAACTGTTCCTTCTGGGTGAAGGCGAGTCCAAGCTGAAGATCGACCCGGACACCAAAGCCCCCAACGCAGTAGTGATAACATTCGAGAAGGAGGATCACACGCTGGGCAACCTGATTCGCGCAGAGCTTCTGAACGACAGAAAAGTGCTATTTGCCGCCTATAAGGTCGAGCATCCCTTCTTCGCTCGGTTCAAGCTGAGAATACAGACCACCGAGGGCTACGATCCAAAGGACGCCTTGAAAAACGCCTGTAATAGCATCATTAACAAGCTTGGCGCTCTGAAGACGAATTTCGAAACCGAGTGGAACCTGCAAACTCTGGCCGCCGACGACGCATTCTAA
- the SIN3 gene encoding transcriptional regulator SIN3 (Component of both the Rpd3S and Rpd3L histone deacetylase complexes~similar to YOL004W), with the protein MSQVWHNSNSQSNDVATSNDAAGSNERNEKEPPLQGNQPGFVQQQQQRITLPSLSALSTKEEDRRDSNGQQALTSHATHILGYPPAHSNIMPSITTDSALKQPHEYHPHPKSSSSSPSINASVMNAASAPAPAPLPTVGAASFSLSRFDNPLPIKAPVHTEDPKSYNGLQEEEKATHRVQDCKEVLAGVQPADTDPNSNHTDANDDNNNENSNDEDADYRPLNVKDALSYLEQVKFQFSSRPDIYNLFLDIMKDFKSQAIDTPGVIERVSTLFRGYPILIQGFNTFLPQGYRIECSTNPDDPIRVTTPMGTTTVNNNISPPGRGTVDAQDLGSLPETDGNGIQQSQNVPMVPSNVYHSEQNQDQQQSLPFSATSAGLPSIQQPEMPAHHQIPQSQSLAPQEDVKKNVDVEFSQAISYVNKIKTRFADQPDIYKHFLEILQTYQREQKPINEVYAQVTHLFQNAPDLLEDFKKFLPDSSASANQQVQHVQQHAQQQHEAQMHAQAQAQAQAQAQAQAQAQAQAQAQAQAQAQAQAQAQAQVQAEQQQQQKQQQQFLYPASGYYGHPPNRGIPQQNLPPIGSFSPPTNGSTVHENYQDQQHMQPPHLIPLPSMVQHGPNIVHQGIANENLPLSDLRTSLTDQYAPSTIQQQQQHSQSISPIANTQYGDIPVRPEIDLDPSIVPVVPEPTEPIEDNISLNEEVTFFEKAKRYIGNKHLYTEFLKILNLYSQDILDLDDLVEKVDFYLGSNKELFTWFKNFVGYQEKTKCIENIVHEKHRLDLDLCEAFGPSYKRLPKSDTFMPCSGRDDMCWEVLNDEWVGHPVWASEDSGFIAHRKNQYEETLFKIEEERHEYDFYIESNLRTIQCLETIVNKIENMTENEKANFKLPPGLGHTSMTIYKKVIRKVYDKERGFEIIDALHEHPAVTAPVVLKRLKQKDEEWRRAQREWNKVWRELEQKVFFKSLDHLGLTFKQADKKLLTTKQLISEISSIKVDQTNKKIHWLTPKPKSQLDFDFPDKDIFYDIFCLADSFITHTTAYSNPDKERLKDLLKYFISSFFSISLEKIEESLQSHKQNVSESSGSDDGGSTASRKRPYQQEMSLLDILHRSRYQKLKRSNDEDGKVPQLSEPPDEEPNTIEEEELIDEEAKNPWLTGNLVEEANSQGIIQNRSIFNLFANTNIYIFFRHWTTIYERLLEIKQMNEKVTKEINTRSTVIFAKDLDLLPNQLSEMGLDFIGEDAYKQVLKLSRRLINGDLEHQWFEESLRQAYNNKAFKLYTIDKVTQSLVKHAHTLMTDAKTAEIMALFVQDRNASTTSAKDQIIYRLQVRSHMSNTENMFRIEFDKRTLHVSIQYIALDDLTLKEPKADEDKWKYYVTSYALPHPTEGIPHEKLKIPFLERLIEFGQDIDGREVDEEFSPEGISVSTLKIKIQPVTYKLHIENGSYDVFTRKAINKYPTVANDDTHKEMVSQKKELISKFLDCAVRLRNNLDETEKSSMQKKWESLKETTAKMSIGDQVIDTKVEEGENTKQEQLDDLASSDVNVLPSFIPTVPQDGNVEATESTGPTDKEAKIQ; encoded by the coding sequence ATGTCACAGGTCTGGCATAATTCGAATTCACAGTCAAATGATGTGGCTACTTCAAATGATGCTGCGGGCTCCAACgaaagaaacgaaaaagaaCCGCCTCTGCAGGGAAACCAACCTGGTTTTgttcaacaacaacagcaacgGATTACTTTACCCTCGCTATCTGCCTTGAGCACTAAGGAGGAGGATAGAAGAGATTCCAATGGCCAACAGGCTTTGACTTCTCATGCTACTCACATATTAGGTTATCCTCCTGCACATTCAAATATCATGCCCTCAATTACAACTGATTCGGCATTGAAACAGCCTCATGAGTACCACCCTCACCCTAAatcttcctcctcctctCCCTCCATAAACGCTTCGGTTATGAATGCCGCTTCAGCGCCAGCTCCAGCTCCCCTTCCTACCGTAGGAGCCgccagtttttctttgtcgAGATTTGACAATCCATTACCGATAAAAGCTCCTGTTCATACAGAAGACCCAAAAAGTTATAATGGCCTTcaggaagaagaaaaagcaacaCACAGGGTTCAAGATTGCAAGGAAGTTCTCGCCGGTGTGCAACCTGCTGATACCGACCCTAACAGTAACCATACAGATGCTAATGATGACAATAATAACGAAAATTCTAACGATGAAGATGCTGATTACAGACCTCTAAATGTCAAAGATGCCCTTTCTTACCTCGAACAGgtcaaatttcaatttaGTTCGCGTCCGGATATTTacaatttatttttagatATTATGAAGGATTTCAAGTCCCAGGCAATAGACACACCGGGAGTTATCGAAAGAGTATCCACTCTATTCAGAGGCTATCCAATTTTGATTCAAGGGTTCAACACTTTTCTGCCCCAAGGTTATAGGATCGAATGCTCCACCAACCCGGACGACCCCATTAGAGTCACTACCCCCATGGGTACTACGACAGTAAACAATAACATCAGTCCACCTGGCAGAGGTACCGTGGACGCACAGGACCTCGGTTCCCTTCCAGAAACCGACGGAAATGGTATCCAGCAATCACAAAATGTGCCAATGGTACCTTCGAATGTTTACCACTCGGAACAGAACCAAGATCAACAGCAGTCTTTGCCTTTTTCAGCTACTTCCGCTGGATTGCCTTCAATTCAACAACCTGAAATGCCCGCACATCACCAAATTCCACAAAGTCAATCTTTAGCACCCCAAGAAGatgtcaagaaaaatgttgaCGTCGAATTTAGTCAGGCCATAAGCTACGTTAATAAGATTAAAACAAGATTTGCTGATCAACCTGATATTTACAAGCATTTCTTGGAAATACTGCAAACTTATCAACGAGAACAAAAGCCAATAAACGAAGTCTACGCACAGGTGACGcatcttttccaaaatgcGCCTGATTTACTAGAAGAttttaagaaatttttgcCAGACTCTTCAGCTTCTGCCAACCAGCAGGTGCAGCATGTTCAGCAACATGCTCAGCAGCAACACGAGGCCCAAATGCACGCTCAAGCTCAAGCTCAGGCTCAAGCTCAGGCTCAAGCTCAGGCTCAAGCTCAGGCTCAGGCTCAGGCTCAGGCTCAGGCTCAGGCTCAAGCTCAGGCTCAGGCTCAGGCTCAGGTTCAGGCAgaacagcagcagcagcaaaagcagcagcagcaattCTTGTATCCAGCTTCAGGCTATTACGGTCATCCTCCTAACCGAGGTATCCCACAACAAAACTTGCCACCTATTGGAAGTTTTTCGCCTCCGACAAACGGTTCTACCGTACATGAAAACTATCAGGATCAGCAGCACATGCAACCACCCCATTTGATTCCCTTACCATCGATGGTTCAACATGGGCCCAACATAGTTCATCAAGGGATtgcaaatgaaaatttaccCCTGTCGGATCTGAGAACGTCTCTTACCGACCAGTACGCTCCTTCTACTatccaacaacaacaacagcattCGCAGAGTATTAGTCCTATAGCAAATACGCAATATGGCGATATCCCCGTTAGACCAGAAATAGATTTAGATCCCAGCATTGTTCCTGTGGTCCCTGAACCGACTGAGCCCATCGAAGACAATATATCGCTTAATGAAGAAGTCACTTTCTTCGAGAAGGCAAAGAGGTATATCGGTAATAAACATTTATACACggagtttttgaaaatattaaatttGTATTCTCAAGATATACTTGATCTTGACGATTTAGTGGAAAAGGTAGATTTTTACTTGGGTTCCAACAAGGAACTATTTACGTGGTTCAAGAATTTTGTTGGTtaccaagaaaaaaccAAATGTATCGAGAATATTGTTCATGAGAAACACAGACTGGATTTAGATTTATGTGAGGCATTTGGTCCAAGCTATAAGAGATTACCTAAAAGCGATACTTTCATGCCATGCTCAGGTAGAGATGATATGTGTTGGGAAGTCTTGAATGACGAATGGGTTGGACATCCTGTATGGGCTTCCGAAGATTCCGGATTTATTGCCCATCGTAAAAACCAATATGAAGAAACTTTATTCAagattgaagaagaaagacaTGAGTATGATTTCTATATCGAATCGAATTTAAGAACTATCCAATGCTTGGAAACAATTGTAAATaagattgaaaatatgACTGAGAATGAAAAGGCTAATTTTAAACTGCCTCCTGGTCTTGGTCATACTTCAATGACTATTTATAAGAAAGTGATAAGGAAAGTTTATGATAAGGAAAGGGGGTTTGAGATTATTGACGCTTTGCATGAACATCCTGCTGTGACAGCGCCAGTCGTTCTCAAAAGACTAAAGCAAAAGGATGAAGAATGGAGAAGGGCTCAACGTGAGTGGAATAAAGTTTGGAGAGAGCTAGAACAGAaggttttcttcaagtcaCTAGATCATTTAGGTTTAACATTTAAGCAGGctgataaaaaattattaacTACAAAGCAGTTGATATCGGAGATTAGTAGCATCAAAGTCGAtcaaacaaacaaaaaaattcattggTTAACTCCTAAACCAAAGAGCCAGTTAGATTTTGATTTCCCTGATAAGGATATTTTCTATGATATCTTTTGTTTGGCCGACAGTTTTATAACTCATACCACAGCTTATTCAAACCCTGATAAGGAAAGGTTGAAagatttattgaaatacttcatatcttcttttttctctatttctttggaaaaaatcgaaGAATCACTGCAATCCCATAAGCAAAACGTGTCGGAATCTAGCGGGTCTGACGATGGGGGTTCCACTGCTTCGAGGAAAAGGCCGTATCAACAGGAAATGAGTTTACTTGATATTTTACACAGAAGCAGATACCAAAAGCTAAAGCGTTctaatgatgaagatggcAAAGTGCCACAACTCTCAGAACCGCCTGACGAAGAACCTAATACTattgaggaagaagaactCATCGATGAAGAAGCCAAAAATCCGTGGCTGACTGGAAATTTGGTGGAAGAAGCAAACTCTCAGGgtattattcaaaatcgCAGTATCTTTAATCTATTTGCTAATACGAATATTTACATCTTTTTCCGTCATTGGACAACGATTTATGAGCGGCTTTTGGAAATCAAGCAAATGAATGAAAAGGTCACAAAGGAAATCAATACAAGGTCGACGGTTATTTTTGCCAAAGATCTAGATCTACTGCCAAATCAACTTTCTGAAATGGGGCTAGATTTTATTGGTGAGGACGCTTACAAACAGGTGTTAAAGTTGAGTAGAAGATTGATTAATGGGGACCTTGAACATCAGTGGTTTGAAGAGAGTTTGCGTCAAGCTTACAACAACAAAGCCTTTAAACTCTATACAATTGACAAAGTTACCCAATCGTTAGTGAAGCACGCTCACACCTTGATGACTGACGCTAAAACTGCAGAAATAATGGCTTTGTTCGTCCAGGATAGAAACGCCTCTACCACTAGTGCGAAAGACCAAATTATTTATCGCTTGCAGGTCCGTTCGCATATGTCCAACACAGAGAATATGTTTAGGATAGAGTTTGATAAAAGAACTTTGCATGTTTCCATTCAATATATTGCCCTTGATGATTTAACACTAAAGGAACCTAAGGCTGACGAGGATAAATGGAAATATTACGTAACATCGTATGCTCTGCCACATCCAACAGAAGGTATTCCGCACGAGAAACTGAAGATACCATTTTTGGAAAGGCTCATTGAATTTGGGCAAGATATAGATGGAAGAGAAGTAGATGAGGAGTTCTCCCCCGAAGGCATCTCTGTATCGACATTAAAAATTAAGATTCAGCCTGTAACCTACAAATTGCATATCGAAAACGGGTCTTACGATGTTTTTACCCGTAAAGCCATTAACAAATATCCTACTGTTGCTAATGATGATACTCACAAGGAAATGGTTTCCCAGAAGAAGGAGTtgatatcaaaatttttagaCTGCGCAGTTCGTTTGAGAAATAATTTGGATGAGACTGAAAAATCAAgtatgcaaaaaaaatgggagAGCCTAAAAGAGACTACAGCAAAGATGAGTATTGGCGACCAGGTAATAGACACCAAAGTCGAAGAAGGTGAAAACACGAAACAGGAGCAGCTAGATGATTTGGCCAGTTCCGATGTGAATGTATTGCCTTCTTTCATTCCTACTGTACCACAAGATGGTAACGTAGAAGCGACTGAAAGCACCGGACCTACAGACAAAGAAGCTAAAATCCAATAA
- the PFA4 gene encoding palmitoyltransferase PFA4 (Palmitoyltransferase with autoacylation activity~similar to YOL003C), producing MAVKLKWPWLGVAIPTFLISFIGYGAHYFILSNFLSVTKQIIFEISLSMIWLSYYLAIYTNPGRPSPNYKPTPDIWPNFCKKCQNYKPERSHHCKTCNQCVLMMDHHCPWTMNCVGFGNYPHFLRFLFWIIVTTSVLFCIQGKRIYFIWQQRHLPGYFFKKSELIFLTILTPLNSFVLLTIAVLFLRCLLNQIVNGRSQIESWDIDRLESLFDSRRLIPKLIDNAWRIYPESRCLQHERDAEELLAQQRPRFDELVNFPYDFDVYANAILYLGPMYLWLWPYGVPTGDGNSFPKNDISKYEVNSPLEDIILSLPWPPDGGKTNTLSNHGSSTIETCNESGEQVIRSRLVQNGRPSSREKWYNDWGESLDDFGVDVDME from the coding sequence ATGGCTGTAAAGTTGAAGTGGCCTTGGTTAGGGGTTGCTATTCCGACGTTTCTGATATCATTTATAGGCTATGGCGCGCACTACTTTATTTTATCCAATTTCTTGTCGGTAACgaaacaaataatatttgaaatatcttTGTCAATGATATGgctttcttattatttggCCATCTACACAAATCCAGGAAGGCCTTCCCCCAACTATAAACCAACCCCTGATATATGGCCGAATTTCTGTAAGAAGTGCCAAAATTATAAGCCAGAACGTTCCCATCATTGTAAAACCTGCAACCAATGCGTCTTAATGATGGATCATCATTGCCCATGGACAATGAATTGTGTCGGCTTTGGAAACTATCCGCATTTCCTAAGATTCTTATTTTGGATCATTGTAACGACCAGTGTTTTATTTTGCATACAAGGTAAACGAATATACTTTATTTGGCAACAGAGGCACTTGCCTGGctacttcttcaaaaaatcagaGCTAATTTTCTTAACGATATTGACTCCCTTAAATTCTTTTGTCCTATTAACGATAGCAGTTCTTTTCTTACGATGCTTATTGAATCAAATAGTAAACGGAAGATCTCAAATTGAGTCGTGGGACATTGATCGGCTAGAATCTCTATTCGACTCCAGAAGATTAATCCCAAAATTAATTGATAATGCTTGGAGAATCTACCCAGAGTCGAGGTGTCTTCAACACGAAAGAGATGCCGAAGAACTTCTGGCGCAACAAAGACCCCGCTTTGACGAACTTGTGAATTTCCCCTACGATTTTGATGTGTACGCTAATGCAATATTGTACCTCGGCCCCATGTATTTATGGTTATGGCCGTATGGTGTTCCTACAGGGGATGGAAAcagttttccaaagaacGATATCTCCAAATATGAGGTTAACTCTCCATTAGAAGATATTATTCTCTCACTTCCCTGGCCGCCAGATGGAGGCAAAACAAACACCCTCTCTAACCATGGCAGTTCAACAATAGAGACGTGTAATGAAAGTGGCGAACAGGTAATAAGAAGCAGACTTGTTCAAAATGGCAGGCCTTCTTCTCGTGAAAAGTGGTACAACGACTGGGGAGAATCACTAGACGATTTTGGAGTCGACGTTGATATGGAATAG
- the IZH2 gene encoding PAQR-type receptor (Plasma membrane receptor for plant antifungal protein, osmotin~similar to YOL002C): MLHVGEESFQMSTLLERTKSVQELKKRAAGNTSANPAEVTEAKKVLKRLYSWDEIPEWQRDNDFILHGYVKETSSFIETFKSLFYLHNESVNIYSHLIPALGFFTVLLLDKSTIKVFETTTWQDHMVIDLFYSGAFACLILSSSFHCLKSHSLRIATLGNKLDYLGICILIVTSMVSILYYGYYEKFSLFCLFALITVSFGIACSIVSLKDKFRKREWRPYRAGLFVCFGLSSIIPIFSGLYCYSFSEIWTQIQLFWVLLGGVLYIIGAVLYGMRFPEKICPGKFDIWGHSHQIFHFLVVIAAFCHLRGLLNSYELVHMKMENGIVS; this comes from the coding sequence ATGCTGCATGTTGGAGAAGAATCATTCCAAATGTCAACTTTACTAGAGAGGACCAAGAGTGTGCAAgagttgaagaagagagCTGCAGGGAACACATCCGCAAATCCCGCAGAAGTCACAGAAGCCAAAAAAGTGCTAAAGAGGCTATATAGTTGGGATGAAATTCCAGAATGGCAAAGAgataatgattttattttacatGGGTACGTGAAGGAAACTAGTAGTTTTATTGAGACTTTTAAAAGTTTGTTTTACCTGCATAATGAAAGTGTCAATATTTATTCACACTTGATTCCTGCCCTCGGGTTCTTCACTGTACTGTTGCTAGATAAATCTACTATCAAAGTGTTTGAAACAACTACATGGCAAGATCATATGGTAATTGACCTCTTTTATTCGGGGGCATTTGCATGTTTAATACTGAGCAGCTCCTTTCATTGTCTGAAAAGTCACTCCTTAAGAATTGCTACCTTAGGAAATAAGCTGGACTACCTTGGTATTTGTATATTGATTGTCACATCAATGGTCAGTATTTTATACTATGGTTACTATGAGAAATTTTCCCTATTTTGCCTATTTGCGCTTATTACTGTTAGCTTTGGGATTGCGTGTAGTATTGTGTCGCTAAAAGATAAATTTCGGAAAAGAGAGTGGAGGCCTTATAGAGCTGGGCtatttgtttgttttgGTTTATCCTCTATCATTCCAATTTTCAGTGGTCTTTACTGCTATAgtttttcagaaatttgGACGCAAATTCAGCTATTTTGGGTGTTACTTGGGGGCGTCTTATACATAATTGGCGCTGTTCTTTATGGAATGCGGTTCCCTGAAAAGATTTGCCCCGGAAAATTTGATATCTGGGGCCATTCTCAccaaattttccattttctggTTGTTATTGCAGCGTTCTGTCACTTGAGAGGTTTATTAAATAGTTATGAGTTAGTCCATATGAAAATGGAGAATGGGATTGTCTCTTAG
- the PHO80 gene encoding Pho80p (Cyclin~similar to YOL001W): MESTSGERSENINEDQGIPKVILPADFNKCSRTDLVVLISRMLVSLIAINENSATKKPDDQITLTRYHSKIPPNISIFNYFIRLTKFSSLEHCVLMTSLYYIDLLQTVYPDFTLNSLTAHRFLLTATTVATKGLCDSFSTNAHYAKVGGVRCHELNILENDFLKRVNYRIIPRDHNITLCSIEQKQKKFVIDKNALGSFDLDSYSYVNRPKSGYNVLDKYYRRIVQLVGSFNASPDKSRKVDYVLPSNIDKSNENGSQIHQHKGSSSPNSHLSQKRYSEAKDAHIYNKRSKPD; encoded by the coding sequence ATGGAAAGCACATCAGGAGAACGTTCCGAAAATATAAATGAGGATCAAGGTATACCAAAAGTAATTCTACCCGCTGATTTCAATAAATGCTCTAGAACCGACCTTGTGGTACTCATATCACGAATGCTAGTATCGCTAATAGCGATCAATGAAAATTCTGCAACTAAGAAACCGGATGACCAAATTACTTTAACACGATATCATTCCAAGATTCCGCCAAACATATCAATCTTCAACTATTTCATACGACTGACCAAGTTTTCCTCTTTGGAACATTGTGTGCTTATGACATCACTTTATTATATCGATTTATTGCAAACTGTGTATCCTGATTTTACGCTAAATTCTTTAACTGCCCATAGGTTCTTATTAACAGCCACCACGGTTGCAACAAAGGGCTTGTGtgattcattttcaactaACGCCCATTATGCAAAGGTTGGAGGAGTACGATGTCACGAATTAAATATACTGGAGAACGATTTTTTAAAGAGAGTAAACTACAGAATAATTCCCCGGGATCATAACATTACGTTATGTAGTATAGagcaaaaacaaaaaaagtttgtCATAGATAAAAATGCATTAGGATCTTTTGATTTGGATTCTTATTCTTATGTTAATCGCCCGAAAAGTGGATACAATGTTTTGGATAAATACTATCGAAGAATAGTTCAATTGGTGGGCTCCTTTAACGCTTCACCGGATAAGAGTAGAAAAGTTGATTATGTTCTCCCGTCAAATATTGATAAATCCAATGAGAATGGTTCCcaaattcatcaacatAAGGGATCGTCCTCACCCAATTCTCACCTTTCACAGAAGCGATACTCTGAGGCAAAAGACGCTCATATTTATAACAAGCGATCAAAGCCGGATTAG